In a single window of the Mustelus asterias chromosome 3, sMusAst1.hap1.1, whole genome shotgun sequence genome:
- the LOC144491398 gene encoding serotransferrin-B-like, which yields MWGRMRLLFTALALAIICEATASAEDKVRWCTTSEEEQNKCNNWTSVSCVQADSMEGCIQKVSLAEADAVVLHSARMIIAEKCGLVPVMTEYYDKDNLEPCRDPATLTEPFVYIVAVVKNQTLTWDTLKGKKVCYTALNRTGWNIPMGLLIAQGKIKNCSLYDSTYFSETCAPGADPNSKLCSLCAGQEHSTPPGNDKCAFGPNERYFAYSGALRCLEEKGDVTFLKHTTVFENTDGNSHEEWAAGLRSSDFRLLCLNGTQAPVTDYKTCHLTQVPARTVASRPEMRDQILQFLKEQQLKHGRGGSEEDKFAMFDSTKFHSKYLLFLDWTQCLVEVPTTRTFTQLLDEAYVTAMEALYTCEPPDSPEIYLLGRCQA from the exons GTGAAGCCACTGCATCTGCTGAGGATAAAGTGCGTTGGTGCACCACCAGTGAGGAAGAACAGAATAAGTGCAACAACTGGACATCAGTCAGCTGTGTCCAAGCTGATTCTATGGAAGGCTGCATCCAGAAGGTTTCG TTGGCTGAAGCTGATGCTGTTGTTCTTCACAGCGCAAGAATGATTATTGCGGAAAAGTGTGGTCTGGTACCAGTCATGACCGAGTATTATGACAAAG ATAATCTTGAACCCTGCAGAGACCCAGCAACACTCACAGAGCCAT TTGTATATATAGTGGCTGTGGTGAAAAATCAGACTTTGACCTGGGACACCCTGAAAGGCAAGAAGGTTTGCTACACTGCACTTAATCGAACAGGTTGGAATATTCCAATGGGGCTGCTAATTGCACAGGGGAAAATCAAAAACTGCAGCCTGTATGATT CGACATATTTCAGTGAAACCTGTGCTCCGGGGGCTGATCCTAACTCCAAACTTTGCTCTCTGTGTGCCGGCCAGGAACATTCAACCCCACCTGGAAACGACAAGTGTGCTTTTGGCCCCAATGAGCGATACTTTGCCTACAGCGGTGCCCTCAG GTGCCTGGAAGAGAAGGGTGATGTTACTTTCCTCAAACATACGACTGTCTTTGAGAACACTGATG GTAATTCACATGAGGAATGGGCTGCAGGCCTCCGCTCCAGTGATTTCAGGCTTCTCTGCTTAAATGGCACCCAGGCCCCAGTGACAGATTACAAGACGTGTCACTTGACGCAAGTACCAGCTCGGACTGTTGCATCCCGCCCAGAGATGAGGGATCAAATCCTGCAGTTTTTAAAAGAGCAACAA CTCAAACATGGCCGTGGTGGATCTGAGGAGGATAAATTCGCAATGTTCGATTCGACCAAGTTTCATAGCAAGTATCTCTTGTTCTTAGACTGGACTCAGTGTCTGGTTGAAGTGCCCACCACCAGGACTTTCACACAATTACTGGATGAAGCATATGTCACAGCAATGGAAGCCCTCTACACCTGTGAACCTCCTG ATTCCCCTGAAATCTATCTCCTCGGCCGCTGCCAGGCCTAA